One Symphalangus syndactylus isolate Jambi chromosome 20, NHGRI_mSymSyn1-v2.1_pri, whole genome shotgun sequence DNA segment encodes these proteins:
- the MEIOC gene encoding meiosis-specific coiled-coil domain-containing protein MEIOC isoform X3 translates to MNTSRFADHHALLTETKRPIDIAISQQAFYSGESVSAMEKQYLHNSNLTPQQKIDELYHGFTGLDLEEQWMYPSRSDHSNCHNIQTNDTAKTTFQEYPFIKNCFTPQTGLSDIMKESGVDIYPYGRDRICTKGLEAPLQQKRAEMFLSQFNRYNENIDYCRYPEYVHPNKAKLNKCSNFSVQDSKKLANGTPETPTVEADTYTKLFQVKPANEKKMEETIPDQQNFTFPKTMPHLTEKQFAKEGAFTADFGLTSEYGLKPHTACSTNDFANVTEKQQFAKPDPPNSEYFKSVNLLLNSAISSGGINLNRPTWMNVQTKNNTPIPYRSQGNLMKLNSHLSAASKGSNHSSDFPQLSSTNLTPNSNLFQKYCQENPSAFSSFDFSYNGAERIQSVNHIERLTKPGEENLFELVTDKKIKQPNGFCDNYSAQQYGIIENANKHNFQAKPQSGHYDPEEGPKHLDGLSQNTYQDLLESQGHSNSHRTRGGDNINSRVNRTQASCFSNNYMMGDLRHNQGFQQLGSNGFPLRSTHPFGHSVVPLLDSYDLFSYDDLSRLYPYFNDMMYGDNSFSGLMPTFGFQRPIKTRSGPASELHIRLEECYEQWRALEKERKKTELALAENYPGKKVSSTNNTPIPRLTSNPSRVDRLIVDELRELARVVTLLGKMERLRSSLLHASISTALDRHLESIHIVQSRRKDEIVNASNRQRQGVPRCQDDRDVFALASAIKEMCVATRKTRTALWCELQMTLPKTASTAHVVKALQDTVNCEDKVHESINSSNPMNQKGETNKH, encoded by the exons ATGAACACAAGCAGATTTGCAGATCACCATGCCCTCTTAACAGAAACCAAAAGGCCAATAGATATAGCCATCTCTCAGCAAGCTTTTTATAGTGGTGAATCTGTGTCAGCAATGGAAAAGCAATACCTGCATAACAGTAATCTCACACCACAACAAAAAATAGATGAACTTTATCATGGATTTACTGGTTTAGACCTTGAAGAACAATGGATGTACCCCTCACGAAGTGATCATTCTAACTGTCACAATATTCAGACAAATGATACAGCTAAGACCACATTCCAAGAATATCCATTTATCAAAAACTGTTTTACACCACAAACTGGTCTGTCTGATATCATGAAAGAATCAGGAGTTGATATCTACCCTTATGGAAGAGACAGAATATGTACTAAAGGTCTTGAAGCACCATTACAGCAAAAAAGGGCAGAGATGTTTCTTTCTCAATTTAATAGATACAATGAAAATATAGATTATTGTAGATACCCAGAATATGTTCATCCTAATAAGGCTAAGCTTAATAAATGTTCAAATTTTAGTGTCCAAGatagcaaaaaattagccaatggCACACCTGAAACACCAACTGTAGAAGCAGACACCTACACAAAGTTATTTCAGGTTAAACCAgcgaatgagaaaaaaatggaggagACAATCCCTGACCAGCAGAATTTCACATTTCCAAAAACTATGCCACATCTGACAGAGAAACAGTTTGCAAAGGAAGGAGCATTCACTGCTGATTTTGGCTTAACATCAGAATATGGACTAAAACCTCACACAGCTTGTTCCACTAATGATTTTGCTAACGTCACAGAAAAGCAACAGTTTGCTAAACCTGATCCCCCAAATTCTGAGTATTTTAAATCAGTGAATTTATTATTAAACTCAGCAATATCTTCAGGAGGTATCAATTTAAACAGACCAACTTGGATGAAtgttcaaacaaaaaataacactCCTATTCCTTATCGAAGTCAAGGTAACTTGATGAAATTAAACAGTCATTTAAGTGCAGCTTCAAAAGGTTCTAACCATTCTTCAGATTTCCCCCAACTATCATCCACAAACTTAACCCCAAATAgcaatttatttcagaaatattgcCAAGAAAACCCTTCAGCATTTTCTAGTTTTGATTTTAGTTACAATGGTGCAGAAAGAATCCAATCTGTCAATCACATAGAAAGACTAACAAAGCCTGGAGAAGAAAATCTCTTTGAATTGGTTAcggataaaaaaataaagcagccaAATGGATTTTGTGATAACTATTCAGCTCAGCAGTATGGGATAAttgaaaatgcaaacaaacatAATTTTCAAGCCAAGCCCCAGAGTGGACATTATGATCCTGAGGAAGGTCCAAAGCATTTAGATggcttatcacaaaatacatacCAAGATCTACTGGAGTCACAGGGTCATTCTAACAGCCACAGAACGAGAGGTGGAGACAATATTAATAGCCGTGTGAATCGCACACAAGCGTCATGCTTTTCTAATAATTATATGATGGGAGATTTAAGGCATAACCAGGGTTTTCAACAACTTGGTTCAAATGGGTTTCCTCTAAGATCCACCCACCCATTTGGCCATTCAGTTGTTCCACTGTTGGATTCCTATGACTTATTTTCTTATGATGACTTAAGCCGTTTGTACCCTTATTTTAATGATATGATGTATGGTGATAATTCTTTTTCTGGTCTCATGCCAACTTTTGGATTTCAAAGACCAATTAAAACCCGTAGTGGACCAGCCAGTGAACTTCATATTCGTCTAGAAGAGTGCTATGAACAATGGAGAGcattagaaaaagagagaaaaaag ACTGAATTAGCCCTTGCCGAGAATTATCCTGGAAAAAAAGTATCCAGTACTAACAACACTCCAATTCCAAGGCTGACTTCCAACCCATCTAGAGTTGATCGCTTAATTGTGGATGAACTTCGAGAACTAGCCAGA GTTGTGACTTTACTAGGCAAAATGGAACGTCTTCGGAGTTCTCTTCTTCATGCCAGTATCTCTACTGCTCTTGATAGACACTTGGAGTCTATTCACATTGTACAGTCACGTAGAAAGGATGAAATTGTTAATGCTTCCAATCGGCAAAGGCAAGGAGTTCCTAGATGCCAAGATGACAGAG atgttttTGCCCTTGCTTCAGCAATTAAAGAGATGTGTGTGGCTACTCGGAAAACACGCACTGCCCTGTGGTGTGAACTGCAGATGACCTTGCCAAAAACAGCCAGTACAGCTCATGTGGTAAAGGCTTTACAAGATACAGTAAACTGTGAAGATAAAGTCCATGAAAGCATAAATAGTAGCAATCCAATGAACCAGAAaggtgaaacaaacaaacattaa
- the MEIOC gene encoding meiosis-specific coiled-coil domain-containing protein MEIOC isoform X1: MEVRRGDTRPRRHPSGLREEGLEPKVAFPGGANRCWNLGADAGGRLTDVFGSVMLTGSASFYDCYKSQSEDNVDLRQTYTPFSSTEYSSSVDSSLFCAPWSTYGDDIKQPSNSQINIKNRIQTERNDYGSETDLYGLVSNILEEQDKSQPYFAEGTCSSNLKSVWPMNTSRFADHHALLTETKRPIDIAISQQAFYSGESVSAMEKQYLHNSNLTPQQKIDELYHGFTGLDLEEQWMYPSRSDHSNCHNIQTNDTAKTTFQEYPFIKNCFTPQTGLSDIMKESGVDIYPYGRDRICTKGLEAPLQQKRAEMFLSQFNRYNENIDYCRYPEYVHPNKAKLNKCSNFSVQDSKKLANGTPETPTVEADTYTKLFQVKPANEKKMEETIPDQQNFTFPKTMPHLTEKQFAKEGAFTADFGLTSEYGLKPHTACSTNDFANVTEKQQFAKPDPPNSEYFKSVNLLLNSAISSGGINLNRPTWMNVQTKNNTPIPYRSQGNLMKLNSHLSAASKGSNHSSDFPQLSSTNLTPNSNLFQKYCQENPSAFSSFDFSYNGAERIQSVNHIERLTKPGEENLFELVTDKKIKQPNGFCDNYSAQQYGIIENANKHNFQAKPQSGHYDPEEGPKHLDGLSQNTYQDLLESQGHSNSHRTRGGDNINSRVNRTQASCFSNNYMMGDLRHNQGFQQLGSNGFPLRSTHPFGHSVVPLLDSYDLFSYDDLSRLYPYFNDMMYGDNSFSGLMPTFGFQRPIKTRSGPASELHIRLEECYEQWRALEKERKKTELALAENYPGKKVSSTNNTPIPRLTSNPSRVDRLIVDELRELARVVTLLGKMERLRSSLLHASISTALDRHLESIHIVQSRRKDEIVNASNRQRQGVPRCQDDRDVFALASAIKEMCVATRKTRTALWCELQMTLPKTASTAHVVKALQDTVNCEDKVHESINSSNPMNQKGETNKH; encoded by the exons AGTGAAGACAATGTAGACCTAAGGCAGACCTATACTCCGTTTTCTTCAACAGAATATTCAAGTTCTGTAGATTCTTCACTTTTCTGTGCACCATGGTCTACTTATGGAGATGATATTAAACAACCTTCTAATTCTCAGATCAATATAAAGAACAG gattcaaacagaaagaaatgactATGGCAGTGAAACAGACTTATATGGACTTGTGTCTAACATTTTGGAAGAACAAGATAAGTCACAGCCATATTTTGCTGAAGG GACCTGCTCCTCCAATTTAAAGTCAGTTTGGCCAATGAACACAAGCAGATTTGCAGATCACCATGCCCTCTTAACAGAAACCAAAAGGCCAATAGATATAGCCATCTCTCAGCAAGCTTTTTATAGTGGTGAATCTGTGTCAGCAATGGAAAAGCAATACCTGCATAACAGTAATCTCACACCACAACAAAAAATAGATGAACTTTATCATGGATTTACTGGTTTAGACCTTGAAGAACAATGGATGTACCCCTCACGAAGTGATCATTCTAACTGTCACAATATTCAGACAAATGATACAGCTAAGACCACATTCCAAGAATATCCATTTATCAAAAACTGTTTTACACCACAAACTGGTCTGTCTGATATCATGAAAGAATCAGGAGTTGATATCTACCCTTATGGAAGAGACAGAATATGTACTAAAGGTCTTGAAGCACCATTACAGCAAAAAAGGGCAGAGATGTTTCTTTCTCAATTTAATAGATACAATGAAAATATAGATTATTGTAGATACCCAGAATATGTTCATCCTAATAAGGCTAAGCTTAATAAATGTTCAAATTTTAGTGTCCAAGatagcaaaaaattagccaatggCACACCTGAAACACCAACTGTAGAAGCAGACACCTACACAAAGTTATTTCAGGTTAAACCAgcgaatgagaaaaaaatggaggagACAATCCCTGACCAGCAGAATTTCACATTTCCAAAAACTATGCCACATCTGACAGAGAAACAGTTTGCAAAGGAAGGAGCATTCACTGCTGATTTTGGCTTAACATCAGAATATGGACTAAAACCTCACACAGCTTGTTCCACTAATGATTTTGCTAACGTCACAGAAAAGCAACAGTTTGCTAAACCTGATCCCCCAAATTCTGAGTATTTTAAATCAGTGAATTTATTATTAAACTCAGCAATATCTTCAGGAGGTATCAATTTAAACAGACCAACTTGGATGAAtgttcaaacaaaaaataacactCCTATTCCTTATCGAAGTCAAGGTAACTTGATGAAATTAAACAGTCATTTAAGTGCAGCTTCAAAAGGTTCTAACCATTCTTCAGATTTCCCCCAACTATCATCCACAAACTTAACCCCAAATAgcaatttatttcagaaatattgcCAAGAAAACCCTTCAGCATTTTCTAGTTTTGATTTTAGTTACAATGGTGCAGAAAGAATCCAATCTGTCAATCACATAGAAAGACTAACAAAGCCTGGAGAAGAAAATCTCTTTGAATTGGTTAcggataaaaaaataaagcagccaAATGGATTTTGTGATAACTATTCAGCTCAGCAGTATGGGATAAttgaaaatgcaaacaaacatAATTTTCAAGCCAAGCCCCAGAGTGGACATTATGATCCTGAGGAAGGTCCAAAGCATTTAGATggcttatcacaaaatacatacCAAGATCTACTGGAGTCACAGGGTCATTCTAACAGCCACAGAACGAGAGGTGGAGACAATATTAATAGCCGTGTGAATCGCACACAAGCGTCATGCTTTTCTAATAATTATATGATGGGAGATTTAAGGCATAACCAGGGTTTTCAACAACTTGGTTCAAATGGGTTTCCTCTAAGATCCACCCACCCATTTGGCCATTCAGTTGTTCCACTGTTGGATTCCTATGACTTATTTTCTTATGATGACTTAAGCCGTTTGTACCCTTATTTTAATGATATGATGTATGGTGATAATTCTTTTTCTGGTCTCATGCCAACTTTTGGATTTCAAAGACCAATTAAAACCCGTAGTGGACCAGCCAGTGAACTTCATATTCGTCTAGAAGAGTGCTATGAACAATGGAGAGcattagaaaaagagagaaaaaag ACTGAATTAGCCCTTGCCGAGAATTATCCTGGAAAAAAAGTATCCAGTACTAACAACACTCCAATTCCAAGGCTGACTTCCAACCCATCTAGAGTTGATCGCTTAATTGTGGATGAACTTCGAGAACTAGCCAGA GTTGTGACTTTACTAGGCAAAATGGAACGTCTTCGGAGTTCTCTTCTTCATGCCAGTATCTCTACTGCTCTTGATAGACACTTGGAGTCTATTCACATTGTACAGTCACGTAGAAAGGATGAAATTGTTAATGCTTCCAATCGGCAAAGGCAAGGAGTTCCTAGATGCCAAGATGACAGAG atgttttTGCCCTTGCTTCAGCAATTAAAGAGATGTGTGTGGCTACTCGGAAAACACGCACTGCCCTGTGGTGTGAACTGCAGATGACCTTGCCAAAAACAGCCAGTACAGCTCATGTGGTAAAGGCTTTACAAGATACAGTAAACTGTGAAGATAAAGTCCATGAAAGCATAAATAGTAGCAATCCAATGAACCAGAAaggtgaaacaaacaaacattaa
- the MEIOC gene encoding meiosis-specific coiled-coil domain-containing protein MEIOC isoform X2 has translation MSLCPARIQTERNDYGSETDLYGLVSNILEEQDKSQPYFAEGTCSSNLKSVWPMNTSRFADHHALLTETKRPIDIAISQQAFYSGESVSAMEKQYLHNSNLTPQQKIDELYHGFTGLDLEEQWMYPSRSDHSNCHNIQTNDTAKTTFQEYPFIKNCFTPQTGLSDIMKESGVDIYPYGRDRICTKGLEAPLQQKRAEMFLSQFNRYNENIDYCRYPEYVHPNKAKLNKCSNFSVQDSKKLANGTPETPTVEADTYTKLFQVKPANEKKMEETIPDQQNFTFPKTMPHLTEKQFAKEGAFTADFGLTSEYGLKPHTACSTNDFANVTEKQQFAKPDPPNSEYFKSVNLLLNSAISSGGINLNRPTWMNVQTKNNTPIPYRSQGNLMKLNSHLSAASKGSNHSSDFPQLSSTNLTPNSNLFQKYCQENPSAFSSFDFSYNGAERIQSVNHIERLTKPGEENLFELVTDKKIKQPNGFCDNYSAQQYGIIENANKHNFQAKPQSGHYDPEEGPKHLDGLSQNTYQDLLESQGHSNSHRTRGGDNINSRVNRTQASCFSNNYMMGDLRHNQGFQQLGSNGFPLRSTHPFGHSVVPLLDSYDLFSYDDLSRLYPYFNDMMYGDNSFSGLMPTFGFQRPIKTRSGPASELHIRLEECYEQWRALEKERKKTELALAENYPGKKVSSTNNTPIPRLTSNPSRVDRLIVDELRELARVVTLLGKMERLRSSLLHASISTALDRHLESIHIVQSRRKDEIVNASNRQRQGVPRCQDDRDVFALASAIKEMCVATRKTRTALWCELQMTLPKTASTAHVVKALQDTVNCEDKVHESINSSNPMNQKGETNKH, from the exons atgagcctctgcccAGCTAG gattcaaacagaaagaaatgactATGGCAGTGAAACAGACTTATATGGACTTGTGTCTAACATTTTGGAAGAACAAGATAAGTCACAGCCATATTTTGCTGAAGG GACCTGCTCCTCCAATTTAAAGTCAGTTTGGCCAATGAACACAAGCAGATTTGCAGATCACCATGCCCTCTTAACAGAAACCAAAAGGCCAATAGATATAGCCATCTCTCAGCAAGCTTTTTATAGTGGTGAATCTGTGTCAGCAATGGAAAAGCAATACCTGCATAACAGTAATCTCACACCACAACAAAAAATAGATGAACTTTATCATGGATTTACTGGTTTAGACCTTGAAGAACAATGGATGTACCCCTCACGAAGTGATCATTCTAACTGTCACAATATTCAGACAAATGATACAGCTAAGACCACATTCCAAGAATATCCATTTATCAAAAACTGTTTTACACCACAAACTGGTCTGTCTGATATCATGAAAGAATCAGGAGTTGATATCTACCCTTATGGAAGAGACAGAATATGTACTAAAGGTCTTGAAGCACCATTACAGCAAAAAAGGGCAGAGATGTTTCTTTCTCAATTTAATAGATACAATGAAAATATAGATTATTGTAGATACCCAGAATATGTTCATCCTAATAAGGCTAAGCTTAATAAATGTTCAAATTTTAGTGTCCAAGatagcaaaaaattagccaatggCACACCTGAAACACCAACTGTAGAAGCAGACACCTACACAAAGTTATTTCAGGTTAAACCAgcgaatgagaaaaaaatggaggagACAATCCCTGACCAGCAGAATTTCACATTTCCAAAAACTATGCCACATCTGACAGAGAAACAGTTTGCAAAGGAAGGAGCATTCACTGCTGATTTTGGCTTAACATCAGAATATGGACTAAAACCTCACACAGCTTGTTCCACTAATGATTTTGCTAACGTCACAGAAAAGCAACAGTTTGCTAAACCTGATCCCCCAAATTCTGAGTATTTTAAATCAGTGAATTTATTATTAAACTCAGCAATATCTTCAGGAGGTATCAATTTAAACAGACCAACTTGGATGAAtgttcaaacaaaaaataacactCCTATTCCTTATCGAAGTCAAGGTAACTTGATGAAATTAAACAGTCATTTAAGTGCAGCTTCAAAAGGTTCTAACCATTCTTCAGATTTCCCCCAACTATCATCCACAAACTTAACCCCAAATAgcaatttatttcagaaatattgcCAAGAAAACCCTTCAGCATTTTCTAGTTTTGATTTTAGTTACAATGGTGCAGAAAGAATCCAATCTGTCAATCACATAGAAAGACTAACAAAGCCTGGAGAAGAAAATCTCTTTGAATTGGTTAcggataaaaaaataaagcagccaAATGGATTTTGTGATAACTATTCAGCTCAGCAGTATGGGATAAttgaaaatgcaaacaaacatAATTTTCAAGCCAAGCCCCAGAGTGGACATTATGATCCTGAGGAAGGTCCAAAGCATTTAGATggcttatcacaaaatacatacCAAGATCTACTGGAGTCACAGGGTCATTCTAACAGCCACAGAACGAGAGGTGGAGACAATATTAATAGCCGTGTGAATCGCACACAAGCGTCATGCTTTTCTAATAATTATATGATGGGAGATTTAAGGCATAACCAGGGTTTTCAACAACTTGGTTCAAATGGGTTTCCTCTAAGATCCACCCACCCATTTGGCCATTCAGTTGTTCCACTGTTGGATTCCTATGACTTATTTTCTTATGATGACTTAAGCCGTTTGTACCCTTATTTTAATGATATGATGTATGGTGATAATTCTTTTTCTGGTCTCATGCCAACTTTTGGATTTCAAAGACCAATTAAAACCCGTAGTGGACCAGCCAGTGAACTTCATATTCGTCTAGAAGAGTGCTATGAACAATGGAGAGcattagaaaaagagagaaaaaag ACTGAATTAGCCCTTGCCGAGAATTATCCTGGAAAAAAAGTATCCAGTACTAACAACACTCCAATTCCAAGGCTGACTTCCAACCCATCTAGAGTTGATCGCTTAATTGTGGATGAACTTCGAGAACTAGCCAGA GTTGTGACTTTACTAGGCAAAATGGAACGTCTTCGGAGTTCTCTTCTTCATGCCAGTATCTCTACTGCTCTTGATAGACACTTGGAGTCTATTCACATTGTACAGTCACGTAGAAAGGATGAAATTGTTAATGCTTCCAATCGGCAAAGGCAAGGAGTTCCTAGATGCCAAGATGACAGAG atgttttTGCCCTTGCTTCAGCAATTAAAGAGATGTGTGTGGCTACTCGGAAAACACGCACTGCCCTGTGGTGTGAACTGCAGATGACCTTGCCAAAAACAGCCAGTACAGCTCATGTGGTAAAGGCTTTACAAGATACAGTAAACTGTGAAGATAAAGTCCATGAAAGCATAAATAGTAGCAATCCAATGAACCAGAAaggtgaaacaaacaaacattaa